One Salvia splendens isolate huo1 chromosome 22, SspV2, whole genome shotgun sequence DNA segment encodes these proteins:
- the LOC121786006 gene encoding phospho-2-dehydro-3-deoxyheptonate aldolase 2, chloroplastic-like → MAAFPNTAAFSSKSAIQSQALLPGVSHSPSFACAPSSTAARRHISAVHAAEPAKSPVVAAKPAAATSSSAKWTPETWKTKNALQLPEYPDTAELESVLDTMAAYPPLVFAGEVRSLEERLAEAAVGKAFLLQGGDCAESFKEFSANNIRDTFRILLQMSVVLSFGGQLPVIKVGRMAGQFAKPRSDPMEEKDGVKLPSYKGDNINGDAFTEKSRIPDPNRMIRAYCQSASTLNLLRAFATGGYAAMQRVTQWNLDFVENSEQGDRYQELAHRVDEALGFMEAAGLTIDHPVMSTTEFWTSHECLLLPYEQALTRKDSTSGLYYGCSAHMLWVGERTRQLDGAHVEFLRGVSNPLGIKVSQKMDPKELTKLIDILNPTNKPGRITVIVRMGAENMRVKLPHLVRAVRGAGQIVTWVCDPMHGNTIKAPCGLKTRPFDAILAEVRAFFDVHEQEGSHAGGIHLEMTGQNVTECIGGSRTVTFDDLSSRYHTHCDPRLNASQSLELAFIVSERLRKKRMASHSLLS, encoded by the exons ATGGCTGCTTTTCCGAACACCGCCGCATTCTCCTCCAAATCCGCCATCCAATCCCAAGCTCTCCTCCCCGGCGTCTCCCATTCCCCCTCATTCGCCTGCGCCCCgtcctccaccgccgcccgccgccACATCTCCGCCGTGCATGCGGCGGAGCCGGCGAAGTCCCCCGTGGTGGCGGCGAAGCCGGCGGCGGCGACTTCCTCCTCCGCCAAGTGGACACCGGAGACCTGGAAGACGAAGAACGCTCTGCAGCTCCCCGAGTACCCCGATACGGCGGAGCTGGAGTCGGTGCTCGACACCATGGCGGCGTACCCGCCGCTGGTGTTCGCCGGAGAGGTGCGGAGCCTCGAGGAGCGTCTCGCCGAGGCGGCTGTTGGAAAGGCCTTCCTGCTCCAGGGCGGAGACTGCGCTGAGAGCTTCAAGGAATTCAGTGCTAACAACATTCGTGATACCTTCAGGATTCTTCTCCAGATGAGCGTCGTCCTCTCCTTCGGAGGCCAATTGCCGGTTATCAAG GTTGGGAGGATGGCTGGGCAGTTTGCCAAACCAAGATCGGACCCTATGGAGGAAAAGGATGGAGTGAAGCTGCCTAGCTACAAGGGTGATAACATCAACGGTGACGCCTTCACTGAGAAATCAAGAATCCCGGATCCTAACAGGATGATCAGGGCCTACTGCCAGTCTGCGTCGACCCTTAACCTTCTCAGGGCCTTTGCCACCGGAGGTTACGCTGCAATGCAGAGAGTTACTCAGTGGAATCTTGATTTTGTCGAGAACAGCGAACAGGGCGACAG GTATCAAGAACTGGCTCACCGGGTTGATGAAGCCCTGGGGTTCATGGAGGCTGCTGGACTCACAATCGACCACCCTGTGATGTCAACAACTGAGTTCTGGACTTCCCATGAGTGTCTGCTGCTTCCTTATGAACAGGCGCTCACCCGTAAAGACTCAACCTCTGGTCTCTACTACGGCTGCTCAGCCCACATGCTCTGGGTCGGTGAACGTACCAGGCAGCTTGATGGTGCACACGTTGAATTCTTGAGAGGAGTCTCTAACCCTCTCGGTATCAAG GTGAGCCAGAAGATGGACCCGAAGGAACTTACTAAACTCATCGACATCTTGAACCCAACCAACAAGCCTGGAAGAATTACTGTCATTGTCAGAATGGGCGCTGAGAATATGAGAGTTAAGCTTCCTCATTTGGTGAGGGCAGTCCGTGGAGCCGGCCAAATTGTAACCTGGGTATGCGACCCTATGCATGGAAACACCATCAAGGCACCTTGCGGACTCAAAACCCGTCCTTTTGATGCAATCTTG GCCGAGGTGAGGGCATTCTTCGACGTTCACGAGCAAGAAGGCAGCCACGCTGGTGGAATCCATTTGGAGATGACTGGACAGAATGTGACGGAGTGCATTGGAGGATCACGGACTGTGACATTTGACGATCTGAGCTCGCGCTACCACACCCACTGCGACCCGAGACTGAACGCGTCGCAGTCGCTGGAGCTGGCCTTCATTGTTTCGGAGAGGTTAAGGAAGAAGAGGATGGCATCTCACAGTCTCCTGTCCTAG